A genomic segment from Tessaracoccus defluvii encodes:
- the aceE gene encoding pyruvate dehydrogenase (acetyl-transferring), homodimeric type, whose product MSQNEAGPILNGLPTNLPDTDPAETDEWLESLDGVIEAGGRNRARYVMLKLLERARERQIGVPSLTGTDYVNTIPASQEPAFPGDETLERGIRRLLRWNAAIMVHRAQRPGVGVGGHIASYASSATLYEVGFNHFFRGKDHPGGGDQIYFQGHASPGMYARAFLEGRLDEDDLDGFRQEHSHYVDGELRALPSYPHPRQMDNFWEFPTVSMGLGPINAIWQAQFNRYLHNRGIKDTSQQRVWAFLGDGEMDEVESRGALQLAANEELDNLTFVVNCNLQRLDGPVRGNGKIVQELEAFFRGAGWNVIKLVWGRGWDPLLANDTDGALVNLMNSTTDGDFQTFKANDGAYVRKNFFDRDPRTSAMVKDWTDDEIWRLTRGGHDFAKVYSAYKAATEFTGAPTVILAHTIKGYFLGKHFAGRNATHQMKKLALDDLKGFRDRVDVPITDAQLEENPYQPPYVRPGQDDPRIQYLQQRRRELGGYLPERRGDSKFISLPGDKAYESSRKGSGNQQVATTMAFVRLLKDLMRDKAFAPRVVPIIPDEARTFGMDAFFPTIKIYNPHGQNYTPVDNELFLSYRESKSGQILHTGINEAGSVASFTAAGSSYSTHGEPMVPIYIFYSMFGFQRTGDAMWAAADQLTRGFMIGATAGRTTLTGEGTQHMDGHSPILASTNTAVVSYDPAYGYEIAHIMRDGLRRMYGEQPENVMYYLTVYNEPIVQPAEPEGIEVEGILRGMYLVKPGSFDGVGEDARRAQILASGVGMAWAIEAQELLKADYGIVADVWSVTSWGELRREGLQADERAFHDPFGQHEPTWVEQKLAGAPGPVVAVSDYMRAVPDQIRQWVPGDYTTLGADGFGFSDTRAAARRYFNIDGPSIAVAVLQRLAVAGEVPQEWATEAAAKWKLDDVTAGSSGNAGGDA is encoded by the coding sequence GTGAGCCAGAACGAGGCCGGACCGATCCTCAATGGTCTGCCCACCAATCTGCCTGATACCGATCCCGCCGAGACCGACGAGTGGCTTGAGTCGCTCGACGGCGTCATCGAAGCGGGAGGGCGAAACCGGGCCCGTTACGTGATGCTCAAGCTCCTCGAGCGCGCGCGCGAGCGGCAGATCGGCGTGCCGTCGCTCACCGGCACCGACTACGTCAACACCATCCCCGCTTCGCAGGAGCCCGCCTTCCCCGGCGACGAGACCCTCGAGCGCGGCATCCGCCGTCTGCTCCGCTGGAACGCGGCCATCATGGTGCACCGGGCGCAGCGCCCCGGCGTCGGCGTCGGCGGCCACATCGCGTCGTACGCGTCGTCGGCCACCCTGTACGAGGTCGGCTTCAACCACTTCTTCCGCGGCAAGGACCACCCGGGCGGCGGTGACCAGATCTACTTCCAGGGCCACGCCTCGCCCGGCATGTACGCCCGCGCCTTCCTCGAGGGACGACTGGACGAGGACGACCTCGACGGCTTCCGGCAGGAGCACTCCCACTACGTCGACGGCGAACTCCGCGCCCTGCCCAGCTACCCGCACCCGCGGCAGATGGACAACTTCTGGGAGTTCCCGACCGTGTCGATGGGCCTCGGGCCGATCAACGCGATCTGGCAGGCCCAGTTCAACCGCTACCTGCACAACCGCGGCATCAAGGACACCTCACAGCAGCGCGTATGGGCGTTCCTCGGCGACGGCGAGATGGACGAGGTCGAGTCGCGTGGCGCGCTGCAGCTGGCCGCCAACGAGGAGCTCGACAACCTGACGTTCGTCGTCAACTGCAACCTGCAGCGCCTCGACGGCCCCGTCCGCGGTAACGGCAAGATCGTCCAGGAACTTGAGGCCTTCTTCCGCGGCGCGGGCTGGAACGTCATCAAGCTCGTCTGGGGCCGCGGCTGGGATCCGCTGCTGGCCAACGACACCGACGGCGCGCTGGTCAACCTCATGAACTCGACCACCGACGGCGACTTCCAGACCTTCAAGGCTAACGACGGCGCCTACGTGCGGAAGAACTTCTTCGACCGTGACCCGCGTACCTCGGCGATGGTCAAGGACTGGACCGACGACGAGATCTGGCGCCTGACCCGCGGCGGTCACGACTTCGCCAAGGTGTATTCCGCCTACAAGGCGGCCACCGAGTTCACCGGCGCGCCGACGGTCATCCTCGCCCACACCATCAAGGGCTATTTCCTGGGCAAGCACTTCGCGGGCCGCAACGCCACGCACCAGATGAAGAAGCTGGCCCTCGACGACCTCAAGGGCTTCCGCGACCGCGTGGACGTGCCGATCACCGACGCGCAGCTGGAGGAGAACCCGTACCAGCCGCCGTACGTGCGCCCCGGCCAGGACGACCCGCGCATCCAGTACCTGCAGCAGCGCCGTCGCGAGCTCGGCGGATACCTGCCGGAACGTCGCGGCGACAGCAAGTTCATCTCGCTGCCCGGCGACAAGGCCTACGAGTCATCCCGCAAGGGCTCCGGCAACCAGCAGGTCGCCACGACCATGGCCTTCGTCCGGCTCCTGAAGGACCTGATGCGCGACAAGGCGTTCGCGCCCCGCGTGGTCCCGATCATCCCCGACGAAGCACGCACGTTCGGCATGGACGCGTTCTTCCCGACGATCAAGATCTACAACCCGCACGGCCAGAACTACACGCCGGTCGACAACGAGTTGTTCCTCAGCTACCGCGAGTCGAAGTCGGGCCAGATCCTGCACACCGGCATCAACGAGGCCGGCTCCGTCGCGTCCTTCACCGCCGCGGGCAGCTCCTACTCGACGCACGGCGAGCCCATGGTCCCGATCTACATCTTCTACTCGATGTTCGGGTTCCAGCGCACCGGCGACGCGATGTGGGCCGCGGCCGACCAGCTGACGCGCGGCTTCATGATAGGCGCCACCGCCGGCCGCACCACGCTGACCGGTGAGGGGACGCAGCACATGGACGGACACTCGCCGATCCTGGCCTCCACCAACACGGCCGTCGTCAGCTACGACCCGGCCTACGGCTACGAGATCGCCCACATCATGCGCGACGGCCTGCGCCGTATGTACGGGGAGCAGCCGGAGAACGTCATGTACTACCTGACGGTGTACAACGAGCCGATCGTCCAGCCGGCCGAGCCGGAGGGCATCGAGGTCGAGGGCATCCTCCGCGGCATGTACCTGGTGAAGCCTGGCAGCTTCGACGGGGTCGGGGAGGACGCACGCCGCGCCCAGATCCTCGCCTCCGGCGTCGGGATGGCCTGGGCCATCGAGGCGCAGGAACTGCTGAAGGCGGACTACGGGATCGTCGCCGACGTCTGGAGCGTCACCTCCTGGGGCGAGCTGCGCCGCGAGGGCCTCCAGGCCGACGAGCGGGCCTTCCACGACCCGTTCGGCCAGCACGAACCCACCTGGGTCGAGCAGAAGCTCGCGGGCGCACCCGGCCCCGTCGTCGCCGTGTCCGACTACATGCGGGCCGTTCCCGACCAGATCCGGCAGTGGGTCCCCGGCGACTACACCACGCTGGGCGCCGACGGCTTCGGCTTCTCGGACACCCGCGCCGCCGCACGCCGCTACTTCAACATCGACGGCCCCTCCATCGCCGTCGCGGTCCTGCAGCGCCTGGCTGTGGCCGGCGAGGTGCCACAGGAATGGGCGACCGAGGCCGCGGCCAAGTGGAAGCTGGACGACGTGACGGCCGGCTCCTCCGGCAACGCGGGAGGCGACGCCTGA
- a CDS encoding DUF3052 domain-containing protein: protein MAGGKAPGTSKETPDGAELLGLTLDMVVQELGWDEDVDADLRDQIMDLIDAEMVDEPLEAVDAVILWWRDEDGDVADGLVDATTDLASGGFVWLLTPKVGRPGFISAASLAEGVTVAGLSLTSTANVAHDWQATKVVRPKGARK, encoded by the coding sequence ATCGCAGGTGGGAAGGCTCCCGGGACATCGAAGGAAACGCCAGACGGAGCGGAGCTCCTCGGACTCACGCTCGACATGGTCGTGCAGGAGTTGGGCTGGGACGAGGACGTCGACGCTGATCTCCGCGACCAGATCATGGACCTGATCGACGCGGAGATGGTCGACGAACCGCTGGAGGCCGTCGACGCGGTCATCCTCTGGTGGCGCGACGAGGACGGTGATGTCGCCGACGGGCTCGTCGATGCGACCACCGACCTGGCCAGCGGCGGCTTCGTCTGGCTGCTGACGCCGAAGGTCGGCCGTCCCGGATTCATCTCCGCCGCCTCGCTGGCCGAGGGTGTCACCGTCGCCGGCTTGTCACTCACCTCAACCGCGAACGTGGCCCATGACTGGCAGGCCACCAAGGTCGTGCGCCCTAAGGGCGCTCGTAAGTGA
- a CDS encoding GNAT family N-acetyltransferase: MAPAHRGTGIAAALVSGIADWATRQGTDRLWLDVHEDAGPARALYRRLGFIATGVTVPYMHDRSRSQVELALSLAGHDR, from the coding sequence GTGGCGCCTGCACACCGGGGCACAGGAATCGCAGCCGCCCTGGTGAGTGGGATCGCGGACTGGGCAACGCGGCAGGGAACCGACCGGCTGTGGCTCGACGTCCACGAGGATGCCGGACCGGCGCGGGCGCTCTACCGGAGGCTGGGGTTCATCGCGACGGGGGTGACGGTGCCGTACATGCACGACCGGAGCCGCAGCCAGGTGGAGCTGGCGCTGTCGCTGGCCGGTCATGATCGGTGA
- a CDS encoding PucR family transcriptional regulator, whose translation MDPRPGTGPALISSARMRAGVVKRLAAASSEMNTAALAALASRHAWFGQLDAESRSWIGVLARSGIDGFVTWFAGDEFDPESIFGAAPRVMARRISLQQTVDLVRTTTDVVEEQIGLLLPRSDRQPLQLGIVFYSREIAFAAAAIYARAAESRGAWDSRIEATIVDAVVRAEADDNVLSRASTLGWSDSTHVVVAVGGAPEQAQLEGLRRSAVKLRLEVLAATQGDRLVCIFGGPGVGEPVTTCERIAQLAEHFAPGPVVVGPTVDGLTGAHNSARAAASGYRAAKAWPEGPATMLSHDLLPERALAGDGHARRSLATEIFPALAANKELLDTCVGFLDNGSSMEATARALFVHPNTVRYRLKRIQDVTGYNPSDPREAYVLRMAITLGRLHEA comes from the coding sequence ATGGACCCACGCCCAGGAACCGGCCCTGCCCTGATCTCGTCCGCCCGCATGCGGGCGGGCGTCGTCAAGCGACTCGCGGCCGCTTCCAGTGAAATGAACACTGCCGCGTTGGCCGCGCTCGCCTCGCGGCATGCCTGGTTCGGTCAGCTCGACGCGGAGAGCCGGTCCTGGATCGGCGTGCTGGCGCGCTCCGGCATCGACGGATTCGTCACCTGGTTCGCCGGCGACGAGTTCGACCCCGAGTCGATCTTCGGTGCCGCCCCGCGGGTGATGGCACGACGGATCTCACTGCAGCAGACCGTCGACCTGGTCCGCACCACCACCGATGTCGTCGAGGAACAGATCGGGCTGCTGCTCCCCCGCAGCGACCGGCAGCCGCTGCAGCTCGGCATCGTCTTCTACTCCCGCGAGATCGCCTTCGCCGCCGCCGCGATCTACGCCCGCGCCGCCGAGTCGCGGGGCGCCTGGGACTCCCGCATCGAGGCGACCATCGTGGACGCCGTCGTCCGCGCGGAGGCCGACGACAACGTCCTGTCACGCGCCTCCACCCTGGGGTGGAGCGACTCCACCCACGTCGTCGTCGCCGTCGGTGGTGCGCCGGAACAGGCCCAGCTGGAGGGGCTCCGCAGGAGCGCGGTCAAGCTGCGTCTCGAGGTGCTCGCCGCGACGCAAGGCGACCGGCTCGTCTGCATCTTCGGCGGTCCCGGCGTCGGGGAACCCGTCACCACCTGCGAGCGGATCGCACAGCTCGCCGAGCATTTCGCGCCAGGGCCGGTCGTCGTCGGGCCGACGGTGGACGGGTTGACGGGGGCCCACAACTCCGCCCGGGCCGCCGCCTCCGGGTACCGCGCCGCGAAGGCATGGCCGGAGGGGCCGGCGACGATGCTGTCGCACGATCTGCTGCCGGAGCGGGCCCTGGCCGGCGACGGCCACGCCAGGCGCAGCCTCGCCACGGAGATCTTCCCTGCGCTGGCCGCCAACAAGGAACTCCTCGACACGTGCGTCGGGTTCCTCGACAACGGCAGTTCGATGGAGGCGACGGCGCGGGCCCTGTTCGTGCACCCCAACACGGTGCGGTACCGCCTCAAGCGGATTCAGGACGTGACCGGCTACAACCCGTCCGACCCGCGCGAGGCGTACGTGCTGCGCATGGCGATCACGCTGGGCCGGCTGCACGAGGCATGA
- a CDS encoding 6-phosphofructokinase, whose product MTSGGDAQGMNAAVRAIVRAGIHAGVEVFAVQEGWQGAIEGGEQIVQLNWSDVSGILPKGGTMIGTARSPEFRTREGQLTAVENLIERGIDRLIVIGGDGSLSGSRELCLAWPGLVQELVAAGRLTPEAAAAHPRVAIVGLVGSIDNDMVGTDMTIGTDSALHRITDAIDAISSTAESHRRTFIVEVMGRRCGYLALMSAIAGGADYTFLPESPPRDGWEDRMVDVLGRGRAAGRRDSVIVVAEGAADRDGEPITAERVQQVLLDRTGEEARITILGHVQRGGTPSAYDRWMATACGVEAVHQVLDAGETDEPMLVGMRRDHVVSVPLLQAVEDTHRVADYIAEGDFDAAIEARGVGFTTMVDIYRVLSEATPTVTAVAPARRVAIMHAGALAPGMNQLARVAVRSGLDRGFEMVAVQGGVPGLVEGALREVGWSDVEGMANTGGADFGTRRYVPTEAELYQMARSLEDHRIDALLVMGGFHAYATVDLMERERKRYTAFSIPIAVLPASIDNNLPGWPMSVGSDTALNTVVDAIDMVRMSASASKRAFVVETMGRGCGFLPLMGAIAGGAEKAYLPETGISLEQLTADVAALVDSFESGRSFYLTVMGEDASEHYTGEVIARLFEAEGRGLYSVRQAVIGHMQQGGVPSPFDRINATRLAYLAIANLDGQLASGTSNIVAASSSAEGMFGPWRVVTEDMDWEAQRPLDEWWMRLRPVFAQLSRRPGQE is encoded by the coding sequence ATGACCTCGGGCGGAGACGCCCAGGGAATGAATGCGGCGGTCCGTGCCATCGTGCGGGCAGGCATCCACGCGGGTGTCGAGGTGTTCGCGGTCCAGGAGGGGTGGCAGGGCGCCATCGAGGGCGGCGAGCAGATCGTCCAGCTGAACTGGAGCGACGTCTCGGGGATCCTCCCCAAGGGCGGAACCATGATCGGCACCGCCAGATCACCGGAGTTCCGTACGCGCGAGGGACAGCTCACCGCGGTCGAGAACCTGATCGAACGGGGCATCGACCGGCTCATCGTGATCGGCGGCGACGGCTCGCTGTCCGGCAGCCGCGAGCTCTGCCTGGCCTGGCCCGGACTGGTGCAGGAACTCGTCGCGGCCGGCAGGCTGACACCTGAGGCGGCCGCGGCGCATCCCCGGGTCGCCATCGTGGGCCTGGTCGGGTCGATCGACAACGACATGGTCGGCACCGACATGACGATCGGCACCGACTCGGCGCTGCACAGGATCACCGACGCCATCGATGCGATCTCGTCGACGGCCGAGTCACACCGCAGGACCTTCATCGTCGAGGTCATGGGCCGCCGCTGCGGCTACCTGGCGCTCATGTCGGCCATCGCCGGCGGCGCCGACTACACGTTCCTGCCCGAGTCCCCGCCGCGCGACGGCTGGGAGGACAGGATGGTCGACGTCCTCGGCCGCGGAAGGGCCGCGGGCAGACGCGACTCGGTCATCGTGGTCGCCGAGGGGGCGGCCGACCGTGACGGCGAGCCGATCACCGCCGAGCGGGTGCAGCAGGTGCTGCTGGACCGCACCGGCGAGGAGGCACGCATCACCATCCTCGGCCACGTCCAGCGCGGCGGCACGCCGTCGGCCTACGACAGGTGGATGGCGACGGCGTGCGGCGTCGAGGCCGTCCATCAGGTGCTGGACGCAGGCGAAACGGACGAGCCGATGCTCGTCGGGATGCGCCGCGACCACGTGGTGTCCGTCCCGCTGCTGCAGGCCGTCGAGGACACACACCGGGTCGCCGACTACATCGCGGAGGGCGATTTCGACGCAGCCATCGAGGCGCGTGGAGTCGGCTTCACGACCATGGTCGACATCTACCGGGTCCTCAGCGAGGCCACCCCGACGGTGACCGCCGTCGCCCCGGCCCGCCGGGTCGCGATCATGCACGCCGGTGCCCTCGCCCCCGGCATGAACCAGTTGGCCCGCGTCGCCGTGCGCTCCGGGCTCGACCGCGGCTTCGAGATGGTCGCCGTCCAGGGCGGCGTGCCCGGCCTGGTCGAGGGCGCGCTGCGTGAGGTCGGCTGGTCCGACGTCGAGGGCATGGCCAATACCGGCGGCGCCGACTTCGGTACCCGCCGCTACGTCCCCACCGAGGCCGAGCTCTACCAGATGGCCCGCTCGCTGGAGGACCACCGGATCGACGCGCTGCTGGTGATGGGCGGATTCCACGCCTACGCCACCGTTGACCTCATGGAGCGCGAACGTAAGCGTTACACGGCCTTCTCCATCCCGATCGCTGTGCTGCCCGCGAGCATCGACAACAACCTGCCCGGCTGGCCCATGTCGGTCGGCTCCGACACGGCGCTGAACACCGTCGTCGACGCCATCGACATGGTGCGCATGTCTGCCTCGGCGAGCAAGCGTGCCTTCGTCGTCGAGACGATGGGGCGCGGTTGCGGCTTCCTGCCGCTCATGGGGGCCATCGCAGGAGGCGCCGAGAAGGCGTACCTGCCGGAGACGGGGATCAGCCTGGAACAGCTGACGGCCGACGTGGCGGCGCTGGTCGACTCCTTCGAGTCGGGGCGTTCCTTCTATCTGACCGTCATGGGTGAGGACGCCAGCGAGCACTACACCGGCGAGGTCATCGCCCGGCTGTTCGAGGCCGAGGGTAGGGGCCTGTACTCGGTGCGGCAGGCCGTCATCGGCCACATGCAGCAGGGCGGCGTGCCCTCACCGTTCGACCGGATCAACGCGACGCGGCTCGCCTACCTGGCCATCGCCAACCTCGACGGGCAGCTGGCCTCCGGCACCTCCAACATCGTCGCGGCGTCCAGCAGCGCCGAGGGCATGTTCGGGCCGTGGCGCGTGGTCACGGAGGACATGGACTGGGAGGCTCAGCGGCCCCTCGACGAGTGGTGGATGCGGCTACGGCCGGTGTTCGCGCAGCTCAGCCGTCGCCCTGGCCAGGAGTAG
- a CDS encoding PHP domain-containing protein has translation MPALPTPETVLREYAFWLERERADTYRVRAFRQAAEVAAALEPGAVPTTEAQWRALPRFGPKTAALAAAAVAGEVPQALADRRAAGAASLAPAGDGLRALLRGDLHTHTTWSDGGSPLWEMAEVAEALGHEYLAITDHSPRLRVANGLTRERLTAQWEEIALVQEMRHVRVLRAPRSTSSATGRWTAPTTSWQGSTSSSRPSTPT, from the coding sequence ATGCCCGCCCTCCCGACCCCTGAGACGGTCCTGCGCGAGTACGCGTTCTGGCTGGAGCGCGAACGCGCCGACACCTACCGCGTCCGCGCCTTCCGGCAGGCGGCCGAGGTCGCCGCCGCGCTCGAGCCGGGCGCCGTCCCCACGACGGAGGCGCAGTGGCGGGCGCTGCCAAGATTCGGGCCGAAGACCGCGGCGCTGGCCGCGGCCGCCGTCGCCGGTGAGGTCCCACAGGCGCTCGCCGATCGGCGAGCCGCGGGGGCCGCCTCGCTCGCCCCGGCAGGCGACGGGCTACGCGCCCTGCTCCGCGGCGATCTGCACACCCACACCACCTGGTCAGACGGCGGCTCGCCGCTGTGGGAGATGGCGGAGGTGGCCGAGGCGTTGGGCCACGAGTACCTCGCGATCACCGACCACTCGCCCCGGCTGCGCGTGGCTAACGGGCTGACCCGGGAGCGGCTCACCGCCCAATGGGAGGAGATCGCCCTGGTGCAGGAGATGCGCCATGTGCGGGTGCTCCGGGCTCCGAGGTCGACATCCTCGGCGACGGGTCGCTGGACCGCTCCGACGACCTCCTGGCAGGGCTCGACATCGTCGTCGCGTCCGTCCACTCCGACCTGA
- a CDS encoding PHP domain-containing protein yields the protein MLGDGSLDRSDDLLAGLDIVVASVHSDLNADADTMTARMVGAVSNPHTTVLGHCTGRRLRDDGTWRAQSRFDAEIVFAACAMFGVAVEINSRPERQDPPLELIELAKEAGCLFSIDSDAHAPGQLDFLSYGAARAVEADIEPERIITTWPLPRLLDHARRHRS from the coding sequence ATCCTCGGCGACGGGTCGCTGGACCGCTCCGACGACCTCCTGGCAGGGCTCGACATCGTCGTCGCGTCCGTCCACTCCGACCTGAATGCCGACGCCGACACGATGACCGCCCGCATGGTCGGCGCAGTCTCGAACCCCCACACGACGGTGCTCGGCCACTGCACCGGGCGGCGGCTGCGCGACGACGGCACCTGGCGTGCCCAGTCCCGTTTCGATGCCGAGATCGTGTTCGCGGCCTGCGCCATGTTCGGCGTGGCCGTCGAGATCAACTCCCGCCCGGAACGCCAGGACCCTCCCCTGGAGCTGATCGAACTGGCGAAGGAGGCGGGGTGCCTGTTCAGCATCGACTCGGACGCCCACGCGCCGGGCCAGCTCGACTTCCTGAGCTACGGCGCGGCCCGGGCGGTGGAGGCCGACATCGAGCCGGAGCGGATCATCACGACGTGGCCACTGCCGCGGCTACTGGATCATGCCCGCCGTCACCGATCATGA